TATATCTTCTCACATCTGTCACAACAACTCTTCCAACAGATGCATCATTCTACAAGAAATGAGAGGTCTACCTTGCACGATTTTAGTAAGGGTTCTAAGAATGAGGATCTGAAGAACTTGATTGATTTCCCAAGTAAACTTGTATCTGAATCTGGCAGGTATTAAAGAACACAACGCAAGTTAGTTATGCTAGAAAAGGCTAATCCGAAAGATCTCAACAAGTGATTGTAACTAAGAACGTACCATCATCATCCACATCCATTTTGGAGCCTCCCGAGTTGATTTCTTCTATTAGCTGtcaatcataaaacaaaatgaaatattatttgcGATGATCTAATTCAGTAACCACACTCTTTAACGTATCATATTTTGTCTAATATTTTACCTGTGAAAGTGTTGGAACTGCCAATGGATCAAACTCGTCGCAGTTGTTTGGGTCGATAGAAACACATACACGACCTGAAAATTCACAAGACATTTCTTCTTTAAGGTATGAACATGactctgtatatatatatatatatattcaaagaaTCAACGGAAGGGGACCTGTTTTTGGATGGACACAGAAAGGTGCCTTAAGCAAATGGTTCATTTGTTTTGAGACCTGTAATTAAAGAAAGAAATCCATCACAACTTTAAGTTTGCCAGTTGCTAATACATGCAGAATAAATATCATCTCATAATAGCATAAAGATTAAAACAAACCTCCAAATCAATTCGAGGGTATGTAAAGGTGAAGGCGATTTCTTCGACGCACATACGCAGTGTTGGAGCCTGAAAACATTGGAAACAAGACTGAAAGTTGAGTGGAAGACAAATAAGCTTTTCACAACACTAATAAATGTATAAGAAAAAACACAATACAAAACTTGTGTTTCTTGGATTGGAGGGTGTTTTTAAGCTGGTCCCACCTAACAAGGCTGATGGCTTCTTCTGATAGAGATGATCTATAAGCAGAATTCTCCCACTTTTCTCTGAGCTCTGATTGAATATCTGTCATGACCATTTTGTAAAAGTCACCAAAATGAGGTTAGGACCACCACCACGTGTAAGCGTAAGCTGAAAAGATACATCATCACGCTTTCCATACCTTGATCTGAAATCATGTCAAGTATCTTTTCATACTTGTCTTTGGTAGAGAATATACTTTGATTTGCTTGTAACTCACCCTCAAAGAAACCCTTGAGATAATCCACATACGATCTCCTGTAAAAAAGCCCCCCAAATGAAATTTTAGTAGGATATTAAGAAGTCAGAAAGGACAGAACAGGTGTGATGGGGGAAGGAACACGTACGCAAGGAAGGGATAAAGAGAATAACCCATAAGAGTGACTTTTCTTGCATTGTTCTCATTCCCCTGCGTCGTCATCACATATTAAACTTTTAAGAGAATTTGGTAAAAAGGCCAGAAACCAACAATTTAATGCTTTATCGAGAAAGCCACCTTGTAAACACGGAAGTATTCAGCAACTGCTGATCTTTGTTCGTTAGTCATCCTGCAGATTTGATAAATATGAAGAAACTGATTCATAACAACAgcgttagttagttagttagtgaTCGTGGTTACCTGCGAGCTTCAGGATCACAACTCCAAAGAATGTGCTTGAAACCAAAATCCTCTGCAAATTGGCAAAGACAGAAAAAAATGAGGTTGGTAGATGTTCGTCCAATACATACAGTGTTCCACATTGCCAAAAACACTACCATCAGTGAAGTTCTAAACATTGAATAGAATAGGGTATTGTGAACGGTATAGAAAGATAACAAACTAATTCCCAATAAAATATTAACGTTGCAAGAACCCATATGAGGTTGAAAATTTCAGGAACACTAAGCAAATGCAAgttgtatactatatataatacCTCTCAGAGAAGTATGAATGACTGAGATAGAAACGGTATATAAAGATAGCATACTAATTCCAAGTAAACTATTAAAAATGCTAGTTGCAAAAAAAATGGTATCAGTCATGTCATCAAAGGCCCAAATAAACAAATGGTAGTTGAAAGTGCGTGATAATACCTCGTAAGGAAGTATGGATGACTTTGATAGCAACAGTCATCAAAGGCCAACATTCGGAGCAAACATCGGCTCCGGAGCAACAGTATCTAACATCGTCATAATCTGTTATATcctgagaaaacaaaaatatattcaagTCAAGCAATAAAGCAATAAGAATAAACAtgaaaaccaagaaaaaaaatactaagataagaaaaattgaaaacttaCAATATCAAAGACCAACTCTCTCTCCACAGGAGTAAACACATTGGTACCTGTTTGTGAATAGGCATGCCTCTTATCTggctacaaaaaaaaactcaaattaaaATGGTATCTAAAAGCACACACGCACACACAGCTGACTGAAGAAGAAAACAGGGGGCTCATATCAACGCTGTAGACGGCGCCAATATCAATCTTATAAGGAAAACTTGATTTGATAGCGTCTTCCAAAGCTGAAGCAGACTTGAAGAACTTGTAACGCAAATAAACATCTTCTCTAGTGTAAAAGAGAATTCTCTTCGACCAAAGTAGTATTCATCGCAACCAGGATGTTTCCCATCTACCAGTGatcatgtttattattattattattataaatctcGAGCAAgtgtaagagaaaaaaaaaacaaagtagcCTACCGTGTCCGTAAAAAAGCCATTTGTGACTATCAGTGTAAGGAAATAGATTTCCTGCATTCAATAATAATTAGACCAATAATTGAGAGCTACAGAGAGATTTGATTTTGCAAAGAAGAAGATCAATTGCAAACTTGCCGTAGTAGATTCGGAGGTACTGAACGTTGAAGAATTCTTCTGGTTTTGGATTGGTTATTTGTGGTGCACCGATCATCGTATCATCTCCTCTGCTCTCCGCCTCCTCTCTCGTCATCTTTccacaagaaaaagaaaactccCAATTTTTGATATCACAGAAAGAAATTAGATACAGAGCACAGAAAAGCTTATCAAGTAACGGGAAAGAGGAGACAAATCAGGACAAATTTGGCGGGACAATTTATAATGGGGTTTGTTTATTTGGGCCCGTTATTAAAATCCTAAGATTCGAAAAAGCCCATTTTAGTAAAGTGAGGGTCAAAACCGTAAATCAGCAGTCTCCTCtgactttttctttttgtctgcTTTCCTCTTTGGCATTACTCTCCCAACAGATTTCTTGGTGGAGTGGAGTGATTCGAGTTAATGGCGTTTCTCTAAGATCAGATTCGAACTCTTTTCTCTGTTTGATTCTCTTTCTCATTCACTCTCTAAGTCACAAGGGCGGCTTCACGACGGTCTCGTAATAGAACCAGAGCAATGGGAATCTCTGGACGACCTCTGATCTCTGTCTTCGTATTCTTTTTCCTCTCCGCTCACCACCATATCTCCCTCGGAGATCTCATCACTTGCTCCGGTATAGTTCCGAAGAAGCACAGGAGCCAAATGCTGTCCATTTCTGACTTTGGCGCTGTCGGTGACGGCACCACCTTGAACACCAATGCTTTTAACGCCGCCATTGATACCATACGGAACTCCAAAAACGCTGCTAGCGAGGGAAGTCTTCTGTACGTGCCTCGTGGTGTGTATTTGACTCAGACCTTCAACCTTACCAGTCACATGACTCTTTACCTCGCCCATGGTGCTGTCATCAAAGCCCTTCAGGTCACTTATTTTTAACACCACCTTCCCTCTTGATTCAGATCCAATGTTTGGTTTTAGGCTTTGGACAATAGGAGCTTCCCTGTGATTATTTTGATCAGTGGAGATGTCTGTCTGTCTGTGATTGCATTTTAAATTCATAGAATGCTTAATATTTAGTTGGTAATTGCATTTTATATAAGCTTATCATACAGTGCCACACTAATACTTGTTTCGGTTGTTCAGGATACGGAGAAATGGCCTTTGATCGACCCTTTGCCTTCTTATGGCAGAGGAAGGGAGCGCCCTGGTCCAAGGTATATTAGCTTTATCCATGGAGACGGACTCACCGACGTTATTATCACAGGTTTGTTTTCCTAGTTTTAGTTTGAGTATAATAATCAGATTATCTTGATTCCCTAACCCATTTTTTTGTGCTATTGTGTTTTTGCTTAGGCAAAAATGGGACCATTGACGGTGCAGGAGAACCTTGGTGGAACATGTGGAGACATGGAACTCTAAAGTTCACCAGACCTGGTCTCATTGAATTCAAGAATTCAAGTGACATCCTCATCTCTCATGTTGTTCTTCGAAACTCCCCTTTCTGGACACTTCATCCTGTTTACTGCAGGTTCTCTTCTCTCGCGAAGTACACATGTCTTGAATCTTgctattttatttactaatttaccATTTGTTTTTTCTCACAGTGGTGTTGTAGTTCATCACGTTACCATCCTCGCTCCAACTGATTCTCCAAACACCGATGGGATTGATCCAGGTTTCATCACTTTCCCCTAATTTACATCTGTTTTCAAAGCATTATTAACTTGTGTGCTGCTGCTACAGATTCGAGCTCTAACGTATGTATAGAAGACTCCTACATATCCACCGGCGACGACCTTGTAGCCGTGAAGAGCGGTTGGGACGAGTATGGCATCGCCTACAACCGTCCCAGCCGTGACATCACCATCCGACGCATCACCGGATCCACCTCATTTGCTGGAATAGCTATCGGAAGCGAAACCTCCGGCGGTATCCAGAATGTCACCGTGGAAAACATCACTTTGTTCAATTCCGGAATTGGCATCCACATCAAGACAAACACTGGCCGAGGAGGAAGCATCCAGGGGATCACAGTCTCGGGAGTTCACATGGAAAAAGTCCGGACCGGCATTAAGATCTCTGGCGACACGGGAGATCACCCGGATGATCATTTCAACACATCGGCTCTCCCTGTCGTAAGAGGCATAACTATCAAGAACGTCTGGGGAATCAAGGTCGAGCGTGCTGGCATGGTTCAGGGATTGAAAGATGCTCCTTTCACCAACCTATGCTTCTCCAATGTTACATTCACCGGAACAAAAGGTCCTCCGATATGGAAATGCTCAGATGTCGTTGGAGCCGCTGATAAAGTCAACCCCACGGCTTGCCCTGAGCTGACCACAGCGGCCCAACAAGGCGGTTCCTGCGAAAACCAAGCATAATATGTACTACTCCAAAAGCGTAATGTAATTTATgaacttaatttaatttaaactaatagGATTAAACTCTTACAGAATCACATGTTATATAGACAAAATCAGCTTCATATCATTATGGAAGCTATTTGTTTACCAGAAAGAGCATATACATACATAAGAGGGCTTTACTTTATTGTTATCTTCTTTACTAGATTTAAAAGACAAATTAGAGTCTTCTTCGTTGTTCAGACCAAATGGTTTAGAAACTTGCGAATCTTTGTCCTGAACAtactctctccttcttctttgcgCTTCATCAAAGTCACGGTAATCTTCATGCTGGAGCCATCATCCTCCGCTTCGACATGGTGTTTTGTCTCCTCCACCGTGATGGGACCGACAAACATCTTGATCGCCGGAACATCCACGACTATGCTGTCTAAGGAAGGATCTGGACCTTTCGTCGTCTTTTCTTCTTCACCGGAGAAGATCATGTCGTTGCCGAAAGGGATCTGGAGGCCTCGTCCAAACAGCTCGCCGTGGCACGGACGGCGGCTGAAAGTCAAGGGACGTCTAGGGAAATGACGATTGATTGGATGGAAATTCATGAAATTGACCGGTACAGTGATCTCATCGGAAGATGTTAATTCCGGTCCAGATGAACCGGATTCGTGAAGGGTTGGGTTTGTAGTAAACGGGTCGGATTCCGCAGATAAAGTGTTATGGCTATCGGCGATGATTTCATTTTCGGGCTTGGAAGAAACGACGGAGAGAGTCAACGTGAATAAGAGAACGGTGACTGTAACGGTGAGCTTGGCCATGGTTGAAATTATGCAAAAGTCTATAATGGTAACTAATAAAATCTTTAATTGCGTGGGGTGCAGTTTATAGACTTATGAACGGTGTTACTATCATTTGAAGTTTTCTTCGGGACCCATTTTCaggaaaattattttctaaatttgacATCATCGATAAAATTAGTATTTTGATCCTTGGTTGGTTTTAGAGGTGAAGTATAGTTCTTTAGGTGGTTCTTGAAATTTGGTAACCATTAAGAAACCGTGAGAATTTCAGATTAGATTGGATCGGTTCTTTTAGTTCTCGATTCTTTCGGTTCCTGAAATTTGGTAACCATATTAAAACCGAAAAAATGGTTTCAGTCGGATTCAGTTCTAAATGGTTACTTTGTAACGATATTACCCACATTAATTTGATGTacttacaaacaaataaatcaaaaccAATACCTAACGATAgaaataaaacacaaaaaacACAGTTTTTAAAACAACCAAAGACCAAACtgttaaaaataatacatcCAAAAGACTAGCTTGAATTATTATTTCTAActtgaaatataaaatagataataagagaaaatgagataaaaACAAAAGTGGAGAAACACCAATCCAGCAGAAAAAACCATCAAGCATTCAATAAGTACATGTTACAATTTGTAAGGTAAGTGTATACAAGTTTTTCATCCGGTTCTATATGGTTATTTGGTTCTCGGTTTGGTACGGGTTCGGTTCTGGTTCTTTGGGTATAAAATTTTAGCATCCAATTGGGAAATTCATGGATTCAATTCGGTTCATTTTTTGGGTCTATTCGGTTCCGTTTTTTTTTGCCACCCGTAGGGCTGATCAAATGAACTATAAATCCGACTGATAAAAATGAATTCAAACAGATTCATATCCTAGATAAATCAAAATGGATTTTCTTGTACAGTATTTTGTATTATGAATTTCACCTGAATTAAATCCGACTTGAATTTATATGAGTATGTaatgttgatgacaaaaaaaaattgaattgatCTCCAAAACACATATTATGGTatctaaaacatttatatttatatgaataattaacttaaatattatatatatgtatatatttcacTATTTGGTCAATGTTAATGTTTGTATATTTTGACAAGCATTTGAAGTTCaactataaataaatttgttttaaagttttattaatgttgttttctatttatagagttgatagttattaattttaatttatttatgtatgGTTTAATTTGTACAATGATTTGGTACATCATGATATGATATGTATGATGTTGTCATACATAATTCAAAGGCGAATTTAATATCGATGATAGACgaattttccaaaattattttgaatGTCAACAATATGGTTTGAAGAAGTTATGTacacaaatttattaaaaaattgaaaaaatatatcaaatttaatCAAGTACAAATCCATATTTTGGAACTGATAACACGATTAATATCTGAAACCGGAACTATTTCGAGTTTAACCGATACTTAGATATGTAACTAAACCAAACTGAACCCGATTAAATACAAATCGAATTCGATTCGAACCTTTATAATatccaaatataattaaaattcatgaatccgaaaatccaaaatctcactacaagaaaacacgctgatactgagggactttttcctcggtatttcgtcggaataagcgtattccgacgaaataccgaggaaaacgTCCCTCGAAAAAATctcctcgaaatttcattttccctcgaaatttcctcgaaaatttgtgacggaatttcgaggaaacataaTTCCGAGGATATTTAGAGGACTGCCCTTCGTCGAAGAGGTCCTCGTAATATATTGAGGAACAATTCCCTCGGTATGTACCGAGGATTATACCGAGGGAAAACACCTACGAAAGTTTTCGAGGAAACAGTTtcgtcggaaaattccgagggacGATTTCCTCGAAAATTTCGAGGACCAgttttcctcggaatatttcgagggaacgtttcctcgaaaattttcgaggaaagcagccctcgaaaattttcgaggaaacgttccctcggaatattccgaggaacacatccctcggtatataccgaggacagctgttcctcggaatattttgaaaattttttttttttaaaaaattgtttttttagaaaaaaatatttttaaaatttaaattcgaaaatatattaaaatttaaattgaaaacatattatttaaaattcaaagtcatacaaaagaaaagaaaacatttagagtttctgaaagaaattaaactacGGGGTTTGGAAGTCCGGGTCTGGCATGGTCGGGAAGTCCacgttggcgttcgggttcatgctcctcatcatcgccatcatttgctcgttcagcttcctctgtgcctcccagcccgcctcttgactcgccaccatg
The sequence above is drawn from the Raphanus sativus cultivar WK10039 chromosome 7, ASM80110v3, whole genome shotgun sequence genome and encodes:
- the LOC108815977 gene encoding LOW QUALITY PROTEIN: uncharacterized protein LOC108815977 (The sequence of the model RefSeq protein was modified relative to this genomic sequence to represent the inferred CDS: inserted 1 base in 1 codon; substituted 1 base at 1 genomic stop codon) — its product is MTREEAESRGDDTMIGAPQITNPKPEEFFNVQYLRIYYGNLFPYTDSHKWLFYGHDGKHPGCDEYYFGRREFSFTLEXDVYLRYKFFKSASALEDAIKSSFPYKIDIGAVYSVDMSPLFFLXPDKRHAYSQTGTNVFTPVERELVFDIDITDYDDVRYCCSGADVCSECWPLMTVAIKVIHTSLREDFGFKHILWSCDPEARRMTNEQRSAVAEYFRVYKGNENNARKVTLMGYSLYPFLARSYVDYLKGFFEGELQANQSIFSTKDKYEKILDMISDQDIQSELREKWENSAYRSSLSEEAISLVRWDQLKNTLQSKKHKFCIAPTLRMCVEEIAFTFTYPRIDLEVSKQMNHLLKAPFCVHPKTGRVCVSIDPNNCDEFDPLAVPTLSQLIEEINSGGSKMDVDDDDSDTSLLGKSIKFFRSSFLEPLLKSCKEEIESSYKTKIGKSKDSFSW
- the LOC108814211 gene encoding probable polygalacturonase translates to MGISGRPLISVFVFFFLSAHHHISLGDLITCSGIVPKKHRSQMLSISDFGAVGDGTTLNTNAFNAAIDTIRNSKNAASEGSLLYVPRGVYLTQTFNLTSHMTLYLAHGAVIKALQDTEKWPLIDPLPSYGRGRERPGPRYISFIHGDGLTDVIITGKNGTIDGAGEPWWNMWRHGTLKFTRPGLIEFKNSSDILISHVVLRNSPFWTLHPVYCSGVVVHHVTILAPTDSPNTDGIDPDSSSNVCIEDSYISTGDDLVAVKSGWDEYGIAYNRPSRDITIRRITGSTSFAGIAIGSETSGGIQNVTVENITLFNSGIGIHIKTNTGRGGSIQGITVSGVHMEKVRTGIKISGDTGDHPDDHFNTSALPVVRGITIKNVWGIKVERAGMVQGLKDAPFTNLCFSNVTFTGTKGPPIWKCSDVVGAADKVNPTACPELTTAAQQGGSCENQA
- the LOC108837828 gene encoding uncharacterized protein LOC108837828, coding for MAKLTVTVTVLLFTLTLSVVSSKPENEIIADSHNTLSAESDPFTTNPTLHESGSSGPELTSSDEITVPVNFMNFHPINRHFPRRPLTFSRRPCHGELFGRGLQIPFGNDMIFSGEEEKTTKGPDPSLDSIVVDVPAIKMFVGPITVEETKHHVEAEDDGSSMKITVTLMKRKEEGESMFRTKIRKFLNHLV